A portion of the Magnolia sinica isolate HGM2019 chromosome 17, MsV1, whole genome shotgun sequence genome contains these proteins:
- the LOC131230439 gene encoding glutaredoxin-C1-like: MEQVMRLAGQNKLVIFSNSSCCMCHSIKRLFSEFGAHATVYELDQEPSGKEMEKALVRLLGRTPPLPAVFIGGQLVGSTNEVMSLQLERDPTQGSRSHLIMLLKRGGVTTL; the protein is encoded by the coding sequence ATGGAGCAGGTGATGAGATTGGCGGGCCAGAACAAGTTGGTGATCTTCAGCAACAGCTCGTGTTGCATGTGCCACTCTATCAAGAGACTCTTCTCTGAGTTTGGGGCACATGCAACTGTTTATGAGCTCGACCAAGAACCCAGTGGAAAAGAAATGGAGAAGGCGTTGGTCAGGCTTCTAGGTCGTACGCCACCTCTACCGGCTGTGTTCATAGGCGGTCAgttggtgggctccaccaacgAGGTGATGTCTCTTCAGCTCGAGCgtgaccccactcagggaagcaGGAGCCATCTGATAATGCTTCTCAAACGAGGAGGAGTCACCACACTGTAG